The segment ATGAGTACTCGGCTGTCGCGATAGAGGAGCTTCAGGATTTCGACGCGTTGGCGTTCGCCCATGGATAGGGTGTTGACGATGGCGGCGGGATCGATGTCCAATCCGTAACGCTTGGCCAGCTTGTCTACCCGTGCTTCCATTTCGCGGGGGCGGATGATGAATGAGCCTTCCTGGCCCAAGAGGACATTTTGGGCAACGGTCATGGAGTTCACGAGCTTGAAGTGCTGGTAGACCATGCCGATGCCTGCCTGGATGGCATCCTTGGGTGATTCGAAATGATGCTCCTGCCCGTCCAGCAGGATGTGGCCGGAATCGGGAGGGAAGACCCCCGAAAGCATATTCATGAGTGTGGACTTCCCCGCTCCGTTCTCGCCCAGCAGGGCCAGTACTTTGCCAGCATTGATGTCCAGGGAGATGTTCTGGTTGGCTTTGACCGGGCCGAAGGATTTGGAAATGTCCTGGAGCCGCACCACGGGAGGAGTCTGTGAATTGGATGTGGTCATGGCTATTGCTCCGGCTCGATATTCACACCAAGGGCCGCAGGAGCCGCACTGGAGCTTCCACCGCGTCCGCGCAGGGCAGAGAAGAGCAGTGCCGCGATGGTCAGTCCGTAAGGCAGCATCAGCAGGAATGATGACGGCACCTGCGTGCCGGAGGCCTGCAAGCGGAGCTGAAAGGCCATGACTCCACCGAACAGGTAGGCGCCGAAGACTGCTCGCCCGGGGCGCCAGAAGGCAAAGATGACCAATGCCACGGCGATCCAGCCACGGCCTGCCGTCATGCCGTTGGTCCAGAGGTGGGTGTAGGCCAGGGAAAGATACGCTCCGCCGATGCCGACCAGAAAACCGCCAGCCATAATGCCGATCCAGCGCAGGCGAACCGGATTCAACCCGGCAGCCAAAGCCGCTGGGGGGTATTCGCCTGCCGCCGTAAGCGCCAGACCGGTTCGGGTGCGATGCCAGAATAGCCAGAAGGCTAGAGGGGCGACATAGGAGAGGTAGACCAGCGCGTCATGCTTGAAAAAGATATCGCCTACAAAGGGCAGGGACGAAAGCAGTGGCAGATCGAAAGCATAGAATCCGGGAGCCTGCTTGCCGATGTATGGGGAGCCCAGAAAGTCGGCAAGCCCCACGCCAAGGATGGTCAGGGCCAGGCCCGAGACCACCTGATTTCCCAGGAAACTGAGGCAGACCAACCCGTGTAAGGCGCTGAATGCCGATGCGGCAATGCCTGCGGCCAGAACGCCCAGCCAGGGATTGCCGGTGGACAGGCTGACGAAGAACCCGGCAAAGGCCCCGACGATCATCATGCCTTCAACACCAAGGTTCAGGATACCTGCACGTTCGGTGAACATTTCGCCCAGAGTCGCGAAGAGGATGGGAGTGCCTGACTGCACCGCGGCGGTCAGCAGGGGGATCAGCATTTCAGTCATGATGCCTCTCTCCTTACGCTGACGGGCGCTTGAAGCGGTAATAGTTGAAGAATTGCCCGGCAAGTACGGAGAGCAGGATCAGGCCCTCGATAATACCACCAAAAGCAGCGGGCACGCCAAGTTCCAATTGCAGGTTTTCCACGCCCACCCGCAGGGCGGCCAGGAAGAACGAGGCCAGGGCGATTTTGCCGGGATTCAACTGGGCCAACCAGGCCACTACGATTGCCGTGTAGCCGTAGCCCACCATCAGGCTGGGCTGCAGGCGGCCCACAACTGCGGATGTTTCCATCAGTCCCGCCCAACCTGCCAGCGCTCCGCACAGGCCCATGACGAGCAGTACCAGAAAGCCGTAGGGCATGCGGGCGTACCTTGAGGCTCGCAGGCTTTCGCCGCTGGCTTTCAATTCGTAGCCCAGGCGGGTTTTGGTCAAAAAGACCCACAACAGCAGTGCGCAGACCAGACAGAGAATCATGCCCCAGTGCAGGCGTGAGCCCTCAAAGGCGGGGACAATGGCCGCAGCCGGAAATTCTTTGGTCATGGGGAAGCCGAAGCTGCTCGGGTCTTTCCATGGACCGTAGACGAGATAGTCGAGGATCAGGATGCCGATGTAGTTCAGCATCAGGGTGGTGATGATCTCGTTGATGGACAGTTTGAGCTTGAGCCATGCCGGAATCATGGCCCAGATGCCGCCCAGTACGGCTGCGGATGTAAACATCAGCGGTAGCAGAAGCCAGGCGGGGAGGGCGGGGAAGGTCAGAGCGGCCCAGGTTGCACCAATGGCTCCGAGCGCAAACTGTCCTTCGGCCCCGATGTTCCAGACCTGCATGCGGAAGGCGACGGCCACACCCAGGGAACAGAGGAAGATGGGTACGGTTTTGAGCAGGGTGTCCACCACTGCGTAACCCGCACCAAAGGCCCCCTGATAGAGGATGGTCAAGCCGTCGAGCGCCGGTTTGCCCTGGATAGCGAGCAATAAACAGCTCGCTCCAAGTGACAAGGCCAATGCGGCCGGAAAAATGAGAAAGGAGCCCCACTTGGGAGGCTCCTGCCTCTTGATGACTATGAAACCGAACATGAGTTTCCGTCGGTTATTCGGTGGTGCCGATGACACCCTGGACGAACCAGGTCATGCCCAGCAGGGACTCGTCGTCGGCGACCTTGCCGGCAGCGACCTTCGGTGCGCCAGCCTGATCAAATACAGGGCCAGTGAAGACCTTGTACTTGCCGTCCTTGATGGCCTGCTTCTTGGCGTTGACCGTGTCCTGGACATCCTGAGGCACCATGGCGCCGAATGGGGACAGGTCCACGATGCCTTCAGCCATGCCGGGCCAGTAGGAGCCATGCTTCCATTCGCCAGCCAGCATCTTGGTCACGGCATTGGCATACCAGGGAGACCAGTTCCAGATGGGGGCGGTCAGGTGGGCCTTGGGGGCGAAGTTGGACATGTCGGTGTTGTAACCAACGGAGTACACACCACGCTCCTCGGCTGCTTCCTGAGGGCCGGGGGAATCCTGGTGCTGTGCGATTACGTCGCAGCCAACATCAAGCAGGCTTTTGGCCGCTTCTTTCTCTTTGGCCGGGTCATACCAGGTCTTGGTCCAGACAACGCGGACTTCGGCCTTGGGGTTCACGGCCTGTGCGCCAAGGGTGTAAGCGTTGATGCCGCGAATGACTTCGGGGATCGGGAATGCCGCAGCGTAACCCAGTTTGCCGGTTTTGGACATGGAACCAGCGACCATGCCAGCCAGATAGCGGGCTTCGTACATGCGGCCAAAGTAGGCGCTCATGTTGGGAGCTGTCTTGTAGCCGGAGCAGTGCATGAACTGTACGTTGGGGAACTGCTTGGCCACTTTGAGCATGGGGTCCATGTAGCCGAAGCTGGTGGCGAAAATGGCAGTGTACCCTTTGCGGGCCATGTTCAGGATGACGCGTTCTGCGTCAGCACCCTCAGGCACAGCTTCGACAAAAGAGGTGGTCACTCCGGGCATTGCTTCCACGGTTTGGCGACCCATGTCATGGGCATAGGACCAGCCAGCGTCGCCGATGGGCGACACATAAATGAAACCGATCTGAGCGCCTTCACCGGCTGGCTCGGATTTCTGGACAGCAGGGGCTTGCTCGGCTGGTGCTTCAGCCGCAGGCTTTGCTTTGGGAGCGGGTTTTTCTTCCTCGCTGCCGCAACCGGTCAGAAAGGGAACGGTCATGATCGCGATCATCATCGCCAGCAACAAAGTTTTACGCATCGTCATCCTCCGAGTTCATAAATGTTTCACTCCGGGTTATCCCATATATAAGGAATTGAGCAAGTCGGAAAGCTCCGGCAGTGAGGCTATGGTAAACGGGTTTTACGCTTCCCCGTTTTCACGCATGGTGGCAATGGGTGCTACGAACTTTGATTCAGCATCCCAAGGGAACAGGATCCATGTGTCCTGGCTTACTTCGGTAATGAACGTGTCCACCAGCGGGCGGCCTTTGGGCTTGGCGTAGACCGTGGCGAAGTGTGCCTTGGGCAACATGGCCCGAAGGATCTTGGCTGTGCCTCCGGTGTCCACCAGATC is part of the Desulfovibrio ferrophilus genome and harbors:
- a CDS encoding ABC transporter permease; protein product: MTEMLIPLLTAAVQSGTPILFATLGEMFTERAGILNLGVEGMMIVGAFAGFFVSLSTGNPWLGVLAAGIAASAFSALHGLVCLSFLGNQVVSGLALTILGVGLADFLGSPYIGKQAPGFYAFDLPLLSSLPFVGDIFFKHDALVYLSYVAPLAFWLFWHRTRTGLALTAAGEYPPAALAAGLNPVRLRWIGIMAGGFLVGIGGAYLSLAYTHLWTNGMTAGRGWIAVALVIFAFWRPGRAVFGAYLFGGVMAFQLRLQASGTQVPSSFLLMLPYGLTIAALLFSALRGRGGSSSAAPAALGVNIEPEQ
- a CDS encoding BMP family ABC transporter substrate-binding protein; the encoded protein is MRKTLLLAMMIAIMTVPFLTGCGSEEEKPAPKAKPAAEAPAEQAPAVQKSEPAGEGAQIGFIYVSPIGDAGWSYAHDMGRQTVEAMPGVTTSFVEAVPEGADAERVILNMARKGYTAIFATSFGYMDPMLKVAKQFPNVQFMHCSGYKTAPNMSAYFGRMYEARYLAGMVAGSMSKTGKLGYAAAFPIPEVIRGINAYTLGAQAVNPKAEVRVVWTKTWYDPAKEKEAAKSLLDVGCDVIAQHQDSPGPQEAAEERGVYSVGYNTDMSNFAPKAHLTAPIWNWSPWYANAVTKMLAGEWKHGSYWPGMAEGIVDLSPFGAMVPQDVQDTVNAKKQAIKDGKYKVFTGPVFDQAGAPKVAAGKVADDESLLGMTWFVQGVIGTTE
- a CDS encoding ABC transporter permease, whose amino-acid sequence is MFGFIVIKRQEPPKWGSFLIFPAALALSLGASCLLLAIQGKPALDGLTILYQGAFGAGYAVVDTLLKTVPIFLCSLGVAVAFRMQVWNIGAEGQFALGAIGATWAALTFPALPAWLLLPLMFTSAAVLGGIWAMIPAWLKLKLSINEIITTLMLNYIGILILDYLVYGPWKDPSSFGFPMTKEFPAAAIVPAFEGSRLHWGMILCLVCALLLWVFLTKTRLGYELKASGESLRASRYARMPYGFLVLLVMGLCGALAGWAGLMETSAVVGRLQPSLMVGYGYTAIVVAWLAQLNPGKIALASFFLAALRVGVENLQLELGVPAAFGGIIEGLILLSVLAGQFFNYYRFKRPSA